The Bacillus sp. F19 DNA segment GACAACTTTAAAAATCGGCGTTATCGGATGCGGAAGCATTTCAAAGCACAGACATTTACCAGAGTATGCAGGCAACAAGTATGTGGAAATAACAGCAGTCTGCGATATTAATGAAGACCGTGCGAAACTCACTGCACAGCAATACAAAGCTAAAGCATTCACAGACTACAGAGAGCTTCTTGCACTTGAAGAGATCGACGCTGTAAGCGTTTGTACGCCAAATGCGCTTCATGCTCCAATTTCAATTGATGCTTTAAATGCAGGCAAGCATGTTCTTTGCGAAAAGCCAATGGCTACTTCAAAGGAAGAAGCAGAAGCGATGATCGCAGCTGCAAAAGAAAATAGCCGCAAGCTGATGATCGGCCACAATCAGCGTTTTGTGCCATCACATGAAAAAGCTAGAGAGCTTATTAAAAATGGTGAAATCGGCAAAGTATTTTCTTTCCGCACAGCATTTGGCCATGGCGGTCCTGAAGGCTGGAGTGCTGACGGGCGCGACAGCTGGTTCTTCAAGAAAGAAGACGCATTTATCGGAGCAATGGGAGACCTTGGTGTTCATAAAGCGGACTTAATGCGCTACATCCTTGGCGAAGAAGTGACTGAAGTTGCGGCATTCGTTGATACAGTTGCTAAAGAAGGCGCAGATGTAGATGACAATGCAGTCTGCGTATTAAGAACAGAAAGCGGCATTATGGGATCCCTTGCAGCAAGCTGGTCTTACAACAAAGAAGATAACGCAACAGTCATTTACGGTGAAAAAGGGGTTCTTCGTTTAGAAGATCATCCAGAGTACTCATTAATTGCTCAATATAAAACAGGTGAAGTTGTAAACTATGAATTAGGCAAAATTCAATCAAACGATGAAGGCGGACAAACTTCTTCAAAAGTCATCGATAAATTCATAGACAGCATTATCGGCAATACAGAGCCGGCGGTTTCCGGTGAAGAAGGCTACAAATCTCTTAAAATTGTTCTTGGCGCATTAGAGTCAAACGAAAGCAAAACAATCGTAAAACTTTCATAAGGGGGAAAAATCATGACGAAAAAAGGACTTCAGCTCTATACAATCAGAACGCTGCTCGAAAAGGATTTTCTCGGCACTTTGAAAAAAGTGGCGGATCTTGGGTACGAAGGGGTACAGTTTGCAGGCTATTATGATACGCCTGCAGACCGTCTGAATCAAGCATTAAAAGAGTATGGGCTGAAGGCTGCGGGGAGTCATGTGCCTTATGACCAAATTACAGGGGATGGGCTTAAACAAGTGATTTCTTATAATCAGGAGATCGGAAACGATCTGATTATCATGCCTTATTTGACGGAAGAGCAAAGAAACTGTCTTGATGACTACAAGCGCATTGCAGAAGAACTGAACAAAGCGGGCGAAGTCATTAAGCAGGAAGGCATGCAGCTTGCTTATCACAATCATGATTTCGAATTTCATACATTTGGAGAGCAGACACCTTTTGATGTTCTGCTGAACGAAACGGATGCGAAGCTTGTAAAGTTCGAACTCGACTGCTATTGGGTTTCCTATGCGGGTCTTGATCCATTGGCGCTGATCAAAGAGCAGCGTGAACGTGTTGTTACGCTTCATATTAAGGATATGAAAGAAACAAATGGCGAGAAGCAGAGTACAGTCATCGGCACTGGACAGCTTGACATGAAATCCTTGCTGAACCTTGGAAAAGAGCTTGACCTTCCATGGTTTATTGTTGAACAAGAGCATTTTGAAGGCGATTTGATGGAGGCAGTTGCGCTCAACTCGAAAAAAATGGATGAACTATTAAAAGCATAGAAAGGAAGATTACGATGAAACTTGGAGTATTCACTGTTTTATTTTCAGATAAAAATCTCGATGAGATGTTAGATTACGTAAAAGCATCAGGTGTTGAAGCTGTTGAAATTGGAACAGGCTGCTATCCTGGAAATGCACATTGTTCTTTAGAGGTATTATTAGGCAATAAAGAAAAGCAAAGTGAGTATTTGGAAAAAGTCACTTCACGCGGACTCACAATAAGCGCGTTCAGCTGCCACGGCAATCCTATTTCACCGGATGCTGCTTTTGCTGCTGAATCTCATGAAACGCTGGTCAGCACGATTAAGCTTGCCAATGAAATGAACGTTCCTGTTGTGAACTGCTTCTCAGGTACTGCGGGCGACCATGAGGATGCAAAATATCCAAACTGGCCGGTTGCACCATGGCCTAACGAATACAATGACGTATTAAAATGGCAGTGGGAGCAAAAACTGATTCCTTACTGGAAAGAAGTCGGCGAGTTAGCACAAAGCCTTAACGTGAAAATAGGTTTAGAGCTTCACGGAGGATTCCTTGTCCATACTCCTTACACTTTATTGAAGCTAAGAGAAGAAACATGTGATGCTATTGGAGCAAACCTTGATCCAAGTCACTTGTGGTGGCAGGGAATCGACCCTGTCGGTGCGATTAAAATCCTTGGAAAAGCAGGTGCCATTCATCATTTCCATGCAAAGGATACGTATCTTGATCAGGACAACATCAACATGTACGGCTTAACAGACATGCAGCCTTACGGCGAAATCCAATCAAGAGCATGGAATTTCCGATCTGTCGGCTGCGGACACAGCATGCAGGAATGGTCTGATATGATCAGCGCACTCAGAACGTACGGCTATGACTATGTTGTGAGCATTGAGCATGAAGATCCGATCATGTCGATTGAAGAAGGTTTTCAGCGTGCGGTTACAAACTTAAAAAGTGTCTTAATTAAAGAACAGCCGACGAATATGTGGTGGGCTTAAGCTGTAATCTAAGGTTAGATCGGTTCTATTTTACATTCAAACTGGCCATTTACCGGCCGGTTTGAATGGCAATAGACCGTTTCCCCACAAACTAAACTCCCCGGGAAGATCCCCCGTTTAGTCATCTCATCAACCAGAATGAAGCAATGAAAGTAAGGTGGAGAATCGTATGGCCACAATCAAAGATGTTGCAAAATTGGCTGGGGTAGCTGTTTCAACAGCATCCTATGCGTTAAATCATAATTCAAGAGTGAATGCAGAAACCGCTAAGCGTGTATTAGAAGCTGCAAAAACGTTAAACTACCAAAAAAACGGAATTGCCAGAGACTTAAAACGAAGCAAAACCGAAACAATCGGGATTATCGTTCAGGATCTTTCCGGCCCTTTTTATTCTGAATTGATGCGCGGTGTTCAGGATACCCTGCTCACTCATCAATATGGTCTTATCGCCTGCAGTTCCATTGGAGGCAATGTGACAACAGCTTCAAAGTTTTTGCAGGAACGCCGTGTGGATGGCGTCATTATTTTAGCTGAAAGCCTTCCGGATGAATTGATTCTTCAATCAGTAAGAGATGATTTTCCGATCATCGTCCTTGACCGAAAGCTTGACAGCGATTCGATTATCCATGTGCTTG contains these protein-coding regions:
- a CDS encoding sugar phosphate isomerase/epimerase, which translates into the protein MTKKGLQLYTIRTLLEKDFLGTLKKVADLGYEGVQFAGYYDTPADRLNQALKEYGLKAAGSHVPYDQITGDGLKQVISYNQEIGNDLIIMPYLTEEQRNCLDDYKRIAEELNKAGEVIKQEGMQLAYHNHDFEFHTFGEQTPFDVLLNETDAKLVKFELDCYWVSYAGLDPLALIKEQRERVVTLHIKDMKETNGEKQSTVIGTGQLDMKSLLNLGKELDLPWFIVEQEHFEGDLMEAVALNSKKMDELLKA
- a CDS encoding sugar phosphate isomerase/epimerase → MKLGVFTVLFSDKNLDEMLDYVKASGVEAVEIGTGCYPGNAHCSLEVLLGNKEKQSEYLEKVTSRGLTISAFSCHGNPISPDAAFAAESHETLVSTIKLANEMNVPVVNCFSGTAGDHEDAKYPNWPVAPWPNEYNDVLKWQWEQKLIPYWKEVGELAQSLNVKIGLELHGGFLVHTPYTLLKLREETCDAIGANLDPSHLWWQGIDPVGAIKILGKAGAIHHFHAKDTYLDQDNINMYGLTDMQPYGEIQSRAWNFRSVGCGHSMQEWSDMISALRTYGYDYVVSIEHEDPIMSIEEGFQRAVTNLKSVLIKEQPTNMWWA
- a CDS encoding Gfo/Idh/MocA family oxidoreductase, whose protein sequence is MTTLKIGVIGCGSISKHRHLPEYAGNKYVEITAVCDINEDRAKLTAQQYKAKAFTDYRELLALEEIDAVSVCTPNALHAPISIDALNAGKHVLCEKPMATSKEEAEAMIAAAKENSRKLMIGHNQRFVPSHEKARELIKNGEIGKVFSFRTAFGHGGPEGWSADGRDSWFFKKEDAFIGAMGDLGVHKADLMRYILGEEVTEVAAFVDTVAKEGADVDDNAVCVLRTESGIMGSLAASWSYNKEDNATVIYGEKGVLRLEDHPEYSLIAQYKTGEVVNYELGKIQSNDEGGQTSSKVIDKFIDSIIGNTEPAVSGEEGYKSLKIVLGALESNESKTIVKLS